The Montipora foliosa isolate CH-2021 chromosome 1, ASM3666993v2, whole genome shotgun sequence DNA segment aaaaaagaaaaatcactacacaagaaaagcaaagatctTTCCTTCAACAAAGTTGGGCGTAAACGCTACATGCACATTAGAGGGAGGAgaaatgaaaagcaaaacaaatgtgCCAAGACCTTCAAAATTAATTACTCTTACAGGAGGAAGTAGTCAAATCTCAGCATCAATACTGGTTGATCTCTAGACAAATTATTCTGGAGCTTACAGCATTATGGGTCAGCTTTGCTTGGCAGAAGAAAGACTTGCACATGTCACGTCTTGGTTCCCAAAggagttcaaaaacaaaataatagcaAAAAATACCTAAACATAGCTCTTCCACGTGGCCTGGTCATGTAATTTGCATATGGGTTGAAAAATCCACCCCTTAAACCACGACCTCTGCCTCTTCCTCTCCCCATTCCCCTGTCAGTTGAGCTGATGCCTGGTCTGTTGGTTCTTTTAGGGTTCACCTGAAAAGAATATTATTAACAATATTACCATCTTCAAACTGGGGTTTGGTCTCTTACAGTCCTCAGCATTTTAGGGAACTATACCTTGATCTGTCTTCCTTTGAACAAAGACTCATCCAAACTGACAGCATTATCAACACCATCCTTTTCAGTGAATTCTATATAAGCAAAGCTAAAATAAAACAAGGGCAAAGTCAGAATCCTGCTGAGTTTTCATCATTAGAACTGACTTAAACAAGGCACAATGACAAACCCTTTAGGGTGACCACTGAATTTATCACAGAGAATTGTAACTCTGTTAACAGATCCACAACCATGAAAGTGTTGCTCTAATTCCTCTGCTGTTGCAGAATAATCAACCTACAACAAGACAGAAAATGACACATTCATTGGGTTGTAAGAAGTTGAATAAAACAATAGTTGCTTATACAACAGTAATTGCTTTTCATAATGAAACACTCACATTGCCGACGTAAACTGATCTTGCATCAATTTCACCTTTTTCTTCTAGAGTTTTGGGAACTGGaaaaggataataataatagtaaatatCTGTAGGGAATGAATTTTCAATATCAAAGTATCACCAGTATCACAGATGATGTTTTGATAAATGTGGAGCGAATATTTTGCTTCCATTTAACAAGGTTGTACAATGGTAGCTGGGCACTTACAAGATTACTAACACCTTACTACACACCTTATTCCAAGTGGCCACCATTGCAGtattagtttgtttgtttacaaATCAGCCCATGTTACGTTGCCTCATTCTTATAGTTCccatcacctcaacacacttttccactttatttattctccaaaatcatccaaaagacatttttagaactttttgattgaaatttcactttcttATTCGCTTTAAAAGacaggaaaagtggtcatactttgatcaataacaaagaaattaagggGAATGAGTTTGATACCGGGTTGACATCACAAACTCATAATTATTTGCATCACAGCTTTTCAACAAAATatctcaatgcaaagcagtttgtgacatcaACCCAGTATTACTGTATACCCATTTCCCTTCATTGCTCAGTTTTTGGATCagagtatgaccacttttccagTCTTTCAAACTTAAAatgcaaaagaatatttaaccttgaacaagGTCACAAGGGCTACTTTGCATACACACAAAAGAATACCAAAATGGCAATTTCGGAATAAGGTGTACTGAGTGCTGACACACTCATTACATGTAGCTATACTGTTACAGTAGCTTTTATCTACCTTCGTGATGATTATGTATGCAAGCAAGCTTTGGAAAGTAAAACAAAATTCTTACATGATGGTTGGCCTGCTGTTGGACTCATTATAGATTCCTCGACTTGCTTCtgcatttcttttaatttctctgCTTCTTCTTCCATTTCTTTTACTCTCGCTTTAATGGCTTCAAGTTCCTTACCATCACAGAAAAAGTTGACATAATTTTGTACTGTATCTAAGATCAACTGGACAGTTAAGATGGTTTGACAGAACTTGCTTTTAACCAAGGATAAACCACTGACCATATAATGAAACAATCTTCTGCTTTTACAGTGTAACACAGACTGTAAATCATAAAGGAACATTGTTTCCAATTTCCCTTAGTAAAGGACTGTTTTCTCTTGTATTTGCTGGGTCGGAGGATAGGAGGAAAAGAAACCTTTGCCTGAGCAACCAAACTCTGGAGTCTCACTAAAAGACAGCAGAATTTCTTCAAAGGAATAAGCAAGACCAGCTGTTTCAAGTAACAGTCAGaaaacctacatgtacagtgcaGCTGGAAGATAAGCGAGCCAAAGTCGtgtaaatatatattatataaaaaGGTGCATACACAAAGAGTCTCttcaaatgatttatcaatcacCTCTGGCAACATTAAAATTAGAAAATCAAGTGTAATTAAAATAAACGCTCGCCGACGCATCTGCACCCATCGTGTCACAAAAGATTTCTTGGTTCGCGCCAGGTACACATATTTTTCTAACATCAATCTGTCTGTTTTTTTGTCAAGGTGTCAGGAAAAAACGcagaatattttaattttgccCGTCTTTCGAGACCTTTATTGCATGTAAAGGAAAAGTAACAAATTATAACACCGCTGATATCTGGCCTTCTCTGAGCTGGCCaaattcttacaaaaaaaaaaacatggaatgAGGGTATTAAACATCAAAGATGTTCTCATTGCCAGCATTTGCAGATCAAAATTGATAGTAACCGAAGTGACATTCCGTAAATTTATTCTTTTGCCTACGTAAACAATTActggaaaatcaaaattatGGTTATGAATAACAAAGGAACAAACGAATAATACCATACACAATTTTAGacatgtcaaaaaaaaaattgtgtataCGCATACTGAGCTCATTACTTTTGCATCTGGGTTGTTCACTTATCTTCAAGCAGCCCTGTAAGCGTGAATACTGGTCATTCTACCCCACAGTATTCTAACAACCCCTCTATGATAGCTAACCAATCCTAACCCTAAATTTCCATCAATAAGATCAGTGCTTAGACCTAGTCATTGAAATGAGTGCTTTGACTTAATtgtttaaaagagtgcttaggcacGGGCTGATTTAGCAAAAGAAGTTACGGGAACATCAGTTGACAATGGTGGGTGCTGTAAGTCAGAGTAGAGCAGAATCCTGACTATTCCGCACGCTCTCCGGTCATCAACTGAGGTTCCCATTTTGTTTCTAAATCAACCCAAAAACATGGGGAGAAATGACCGTTTACCACAATACACGTAACGGAGGTGTGCATTTCAAACAGCCCTGTCCTAGATTGTGGATTTTGGTTAAATGAAAGTCATTTCCGGTTTTTTAAAAATCCTGCCCGTCATCCCAACAAAGACAAGAAGAGAAGACGCCTTTTCGCAAATCAAGTTGGCGTCGAGAGAACTTCATTCAAAATCACGACAGCTGACATCACAAAAACAGCTGTAGAAGGCATCTGTATAAGAAATATGATTAAACAATCACAAAAACCGATTAGAGCAATAATTGTGCGGTATCCTCGACGGATAAGCTTTCATATGTACAGTCTTCAGAGCCGGCCGTCTAATTTCCTCGAGAAGTAACACGAAGCTTTGTACAATTGGCTTAGCTCCCTACTCTTTCTTAGTTTACAtctataaatattttaaaaattattaccGGGTCTTCTAGGGAATCATCCACCGCTGAGTCACCTGTAATATCTCCTACTACTGCGTCATCATCCTTTGAGGTATCAAGAGCAGCGTCTAACAAACTATCTTGAGCGCCTTCGTCTATTTTAAAATCCGCCATTTTtcataaaatacaaaactaaatAATTTCAAAGACAATGTATAAAAACTACGATTAGGCCTTTTTATCCGAATTATGAAAGCGAAAAGAGGATGGTTCACGATAAAACTTAAGATCTGGACCAGCCTGGATCTGGCCCCCTTCGGCAGCGTTTTCtcctttcaagatggcggagatGAATTATCTGTCACGCGGTTAGGCTTGGTAAGCAGCTATAGTCACATGATAATTATTGGTCCCAGGGCAACGCGAATTTACATATGTCTGACTGAAATCGGTTCTGGTTCGTTTCAACCTTTACCGAGATTCATTTCTTCACTCTTTGCTCCAGTTTCCTTACGTTCTGCTTTGTATACACGCTTTGAAGAAGACTTAAAGGCGTTTATTTGTCGATTGATAAAATTCTGAGATCGTTGATCTTACTGATCAATTGCCGTTACCAGGAGTTCTTGGCGTGAGCGCGAAGTTATGTTTGTAGCTCGTGAAATTCCCGCAGAACATAAAGATTTGATTCATGATGTGTCATATGATTATCATGGTAGACGAATGGCCACTTGTTCTAGTGATCAGAGTGTGAAGGTAAGTATATTGGGCCCCTCCCTCCATGTAATCCTGCGCTGTGAGAGGTACACCACACACCAGGAACTTTATGCATGTCCTACACATCACTTTTTAGTCTGTATTAATTTCAGATGACTGAAGTCTCCCGTGTGTCTAGAAATGTGTGCAATGAGGTGCACGCCCAATTTTTACAAGCGCCACTTAAGTGTCTGACTAAGTCTGAAGCGTTTGCTATCTACTGAACATGTATTTTAGTGGATGGTCGTGTAACTAAGTGCAGTCGCCATCTTTAAAAAGATACAGTGCAATGTTGGGCGTCAACAATTTATATCTGCAAACTAAATTCATAGAAAACAGTATGGGAAAATTTGCATGCACAAGAAGGTAAGAGTTGGGTTATTTCAAAGTTACAGTAAATACAGATGTTTGTCTTTACCTGACAAGCAGAGTTTAGGGCATCACTTTGTGATGTATGTACAtttttaattgtctgtattcttagATGTGAACGATCAGGGGTGGATATTGGGGGAGGGTGCAGCAGGTGTGCACATCTGCCCCCCCCCGAGATGAATTGCGCAGGGggctggggcgagtttcaaatgaAAGATACATTGTAacactaagggtgcgttcgattgaccctattccggaataaaaatacgtggagtgatgattaaaacggtatgtttggcacgtttcgaagcagcaaggataataaaaatatgtttaaaatagcattttagcaagggttaggcaatttttatgtgaatctccgtaaaaacgaaggattgccaacttctattccatgtattcctattccggaatacggtcaatcgaacgcaccctaagattGGCCATCTTTTTAAGTTTGATGGTTTTTGGTCACACAGAGGCCAAGTTATGGTcttaaaaatactttaaaatctGTACaatgtctctaattttgaggctgcatCCCCCCCAAATTCTTAAAATAAATCTATCAGATTTGAGACAACTGGAAAATCTTGTCATGGACCTACTATTTGGAATTAGGTgaggtgaaaatcactttgtttgcctatttttatgaatattacagaaatcaTAAGAAATTTTatgagtttatatggttttgggggatgcagcctcaaaattagagacatttGTATGGATTTTTGACTATTAAGTCCGTAACTTGAATTGTCTCTGTTCGatctaaaagcatcaaacttggacaaatggccaatctcaatgttatctttcatgtgatggtgtcaatttattgattggttcaaagttgaAACTCACCCCAGTTCCCTGCCCAATTCCAGAATGGccaatacaactggtattctgaaaaacaaaagtcaccagtcagctacatGTACACCAAAGTGATTCACCCCCTCTTGAGAAAAAGTTGAAGTTGGAGAATTAATGAGGAAGGGTGTACATGGTGACAGTTATCAAAATGAGTTTGCATCTAATTTCATACGTTTTTGGACATATCTGGAAAGTCTTACCATTTTGTGATTTCATTCCAAAGGCAGCTCTTTCTCCATGGTTATTTTTAAGGCCCTAAGTATTTTTCTGGCCAAGTTCAAACCCACAGCCTCCTGTAATGAAGTATGCGCAGCCAATTGAGCCAACCTACAGTAAATCAGCTTATTGATCCtgactgtttttctttttttttttgtactgtAACCCATCATTTCATTAGTAaagggcattactaaaccacgagaACAGGTaaacgaaacaccaaaacaccatgtattacCCTACCATACATTCCATACATTGAGTACTAACTGACAAAGgctggatttgagattaaacattgttttaggcctaaagcGTTATTGCTCCTAAGATTTGGATTCAAATTAAGACTGAGAGTAGGAGCAATAACATTTTAAGCCTAATTACATGTAGGCCTATTTAATCttaaatccaacctttgtcagttagtattcaatgtatggtggggtcatacctGGTGTTTTGAGGCTTCGTTTCGATGTTTCGCTATTTTATAATGTCTGTTAGTAAATGGGCAATGTTTACAGATTGTTGCTTAGTGATAATTATACTCAAAACAGGTTTGGGATCTTGGAGAAGATGGTCAATGGAACTGTACTGCAAGTTGGAAGGTCAGTGACCCTCATAAGTCATTGTAACTTTTTGTACTTTGAGGTTTGAATAAATCAACTACCCATAAGTAAGTGTAGTCTCATTAAGGACTTTCATCTAGTTGTGACTGACAGTTTCAACAGCTAAAAACGAAGCACAAGTGACTAGCAGACAACCACAGGCTATGATTTTCTCGTGGATGAAGCCTTATGGAAATTTTTAGACACCTTTCAGTAACTTGTTTGTCAAATGAGACGCCCCAACTATTTGCACTGCCTTAACTACCCACTTGCAGGAAATTTGattgaaacccctgcatttTCCTAATCTTTGGTGCACAGTCTGAAATTGAGACAGTTCATATGATGTTCTGAGCTTAGAGTGAATATTTACTGTTTGTATTCGGAGTGAACACAAACCATGCAAATAATGAACTACCCCTAATTGCAGCATTTTTGCCTGAAGGTTGTCAATATagtactgttattattattcttctttAATAGTTGGTAAAAATGCAATGCTCTCAAGTTGATTGCATTTTGCTTTCAGACTCACTCAGGATCAGTATGGAAGGTCACTTGGGCCCACCCAGAGTTTGGACAGGTTCTAGCATCTTGTTCCTTTGACAGAACTGCTGCAGTTTGGGAAGAGCAAGGTACAGCTTATTATTGTATGATACTACTGGAAGGTGTCTTGGAGGCATCAAAGGCTTGTCTCTAGTCAATCAGTCACCCCTGTCCTTTTTCTTTCCAATATCCCACTTTGCTCACGACTGTATATTTTTGCTTGGGAGTCTCCCGATTTGATGTgtttatcatgaaattctgaaagcAAGGGAAAAAATAGGCACACATTGCATAGATGTGGTACtgtgcagtaacacagcactttattccataactgtcaaactgagctgcattttgttttccaggagattcatcAGTTGTCTTTGTGAAATAATTAATTGTCTCCcttagtacacgatattgttttggtaccataTATCATTAACTTTTATAATGCcgtggtagatgtcttaggtaaatagccccctgacaAGACACTTGGGTAAACTAGTGAAATACTAAACccggaaaaataaaaaaatatataagggAATTGAGAAACgttggcttcaaggctgacatggtGATCATTTTCAAGGTCACTTACAACTTtcttttttaccacaagtttTAGCAtgtactctgagcgtctgacagctttccacaaccaaagttcactgaagttaaccctgTCCAGCAGGGGTAGTATCTTGATGGGACACCTCAAAATAATACGATTTGCTGTCAGAAatataggaccgaaaattctattttaacactcaaaaatgtgaactaagcaaggtacagattttgtttccctgctttatgcaaaacaaatattgatccaaaagtaaatattaaatattaatacacagtttttaggaagagcagaggGGAGTTTTGAGGAAGTGTTGATtgataataaaatattttgctatcagcaacaaaatttgcaacatgaaaacaagATAAATTTTGTATCGTGGGTGTAAAAGTTACCatcagtgaaaaacattttgggtgatttttgcTGCATTTAATTTCTCCATTGTACTTTTGACTGCACAAGTAAACCACAAAATCAAAAATGACATCAAATTCAGCGGctgcctgtgatcaagttaccttgcatgtTTACGAACAACTCG contains these protein-coding regions:
- the LOC137996580 gene encoding polyadenylate-binding protein 2-like, which encodes MADFKIDEGAQDSLLDAALDTSKDDDAVVGDITGDSAVDDSLEDPELEAIKARVKEMEEEAEKLKEMQKQVEESIMSPTAGQPSFPKTLEEKGEIDARSVYVGNVDYSATAEELEQHFHGCGSVNRVTILCDKFSGHPKGFAYIEFTEKDGVDNAVSLDESLFKGRQIKVNPKRTNRPGISSTDRGMGRGRGRGRGLRGGFFNPYANYMTRPRGRAMFRGRGRAYWYSPY